In the Trichoderma atroviride chromosome 4, complete sequence genome, ATCGACGACATGGTACTGAAGATGATGGTCGAAAGGGGCGCCATGGGTGTTAGAAGATGCAAGAAGGAGGATCTGAGACGAATTGCCAAGGCTACTGGCGGTACCCTCTTGAGCACACTGTCTGATCTGAATGGCGACGAGAAGTTTGAGCCATCATACTTGGGACACGCCGAAGAGGTTGTCCAGGAGCGCATCTCGGACGACGAGTGCATTCTGATCAAGGGCACCAAGGCCCAGTCCTCCGCCTCCGTCATCCTGCGAGGCCCCAACGAATACTCCCTGGACGAGATCGAGCGATCAGTCCACGACTCTCTGTGCGCCGTCAAGAGGACGCTAGAAAGTGGCAGCATCGTCCCCGGTGGCGGTGCCGTCGAGACCGCCCTGCACATCTACCTTGAGGAGTTCGCCGGCACTGTCGGATCCCGCGAGCAGCTCGCCATTGGCGAGTTCGCCCAAtctctcctcgtcatcccCAAGACCCTCGCTatcaacgccgccaaggaCGCCGCTGAGCTTGTCGCCCAACTACGCTCCAGACACGCCCTGTCACAGCGCGTCCAAGAGGGCGACGCCAACGAGGACGAGAAGTCgattgccaagaagaagagctacAAGAACTACGGTCTGGACCTCACCAAGGGCAAGGTCGTTGACGAGATCAAATTGGGCGTTTTGGAGCCTAGCATGAGCAAGGTCAGACAGCTGAAGAGTGCGGTCGAGGCTTGTATCAGCATCATGCGGATTGACACGCTAATTAAGCTGGATCCggagcagatggaggaggatgatggccatggacACTAATCTTTGTGATTATATATGAGAAAGGATTCTTGGGGGATTATCTGGGTATGAAAGAAtagataaaaaagaaataattttCATATGCCTCAAAATTGTAATATCTTGTCTGTAAACAAATCAGTCCCAGATTTCACTTCTCAGTCCAGCTTCCTGCTttagtataatatttttattttatacaATGCTGCACATGGCTCACGTCTAAGAAACAAGGAATTTGTGTCCCATTCCCAGCAACATGAGACGCCCGTCTCTCCTTCATTCAAGCGCATCCCATCCCACTATAGACTTTGACCGCCCAGAGAGAATCTATGGTTTTTTTCTGATAAATTCCACGACgaattataatttttaatttcccCGGGAGCTGTCTCTCCTCGCCCATTTAGTTTTCTCGCAGGGCCTCTTCATCGATACTGTTACATCGTTTTTTTCCGCGACAGGACAGTTCCCTCCTCTCCCGTCTCTTTTCTACCCCTTCAGACTTTGCACAGAGTTCGCGCTGTTTAACCGATGATAAGCTTGTCATCCTCGGGGAAGTCGTACTCGGGGATCTCCAGGTTCAGAGGTGCGGGGCCCTTTCGTATCCGGCCAGAGATATCGTAGTGGGAGCCGTGGCAAGGGCAGAACCAGCCACCATAGTCACCAGCCTCGCCAATGGGTACACATCCCAAGTGGGTGCAGACACCCAGCATGACCAGCCACTCGGGGCGCTTGACACGGTCCTCATCGGATTGGGGGTCTCGGAGGGAAGTGATGTTGACTTTGTTGGCCTGGTCGATCTCGTCCTGGGTTCGGTGGCGGATGAAGACGGGCTTGCCTCGCCATTTGATAATGACCTAAACAAGAAAGAATTGGTCAGCTTTGGAGCACGTCAAGGTTGAAGAAATTGAAAATTGCAGGGTGTGCTCACGTTCTTGCCCTCGgggatggtgttgaggtCGACCTCGaccttggccatggccaaaacGTCAGCAGAGGCGGACATGTTGACGAGGAATTCTACAGAGCCCCACGTGTTAGCTTCAGCTTTCAACTTGCAGCATTCAAAGCACCCAATTGCTTCCAGCCAGCTCCCAAAAGCTCCAATGGCTATTCACAGCTCAAGGTAGCTCTCCAAGGTTTCCCAATCCCTTCCAAATCCAACACCCCACCTCCCACAAATGAAAGCCTATCAAACACTCAAACCCACCTTGAACAGTGCTCTTGGCTCCAgcggcggtgatggcgccCATTGTGCCGACCATGAAGTAcgagaagagcttgttggAGGTCTCGCTGCCCTTGGACATGTACTTGCTGAAGTCGGGGATCTTGTTGGCCTTGGACTCGCCCTTGAAGGGACTGGTGTATGAGGCTGCTCCGGGAGCAGGGGCGTCGGCCTGGCGCACAGCAGTCGAGCTCAGCGCGCGCACAGCGGGCTTGGCCACGGCGGCCGAGCGCACACACAGGCGGGAAGCAGTTGCGAGAGGCGCCATCGTGAAACACTGCggaagaggacaaggagaGAGTCGACGGTGGTGGTTGGTTTTGAGGTCTTTTCGCCCGTTTGCTTGGCTGGGACTGTCTCTGGGGCTAAACTGGGTGCGATGAATTGCCGAAAGTTTTGGTGGTGGCCTGAGGCTGCAACGGTCCAATTGCGCAAAAAAGTGCCTGTGATGGAAATTGGGCGGCGCTGATTCGTCAAAGGCTGGATTTTTTTTAGCGGAGCCCCGGCGTCCCGGTCTGTTCCGCTAAAAATCGACTGATGCCGGCCTAGAGAGACGGAGCTGAGTAGATCACTGGGTGAAATCTATAAGCGCAGCTTATATCTGGAATAAATTCATGCTCTTGTCTTAGTATTCTAGCAAGCTTCCTATATGTAGTGTAGACTTTTCTCAATGTTTAGATTACTTATATCGAGTCCTTGTTTTCCTCTCCTTGTCGCAGTATAAAAAACTGGCACATTGTAAATCAGCACAAGCACTGAAATACAGAATGTATATTCCCAAATCTGCATATGCCTAACCAACTAATAAAACCAAATATTCACAGCCCTGCGTAGCATTCATTGATGAGGTGGCGGAGGTGGTGGGGGAGCCTGGCCATTCCACCCCGTCTGTCCGGTTTGCGCTTGAATCTGGCTCATTAACGCGGCAAAGAAAGCGGGATTGACAAATGCTCCAGGGTCAGATGCCTGGCCTTGACCTTGGGcagatccaggccagccTGGAGGCGGTGGCGGTACCGCAGGAATACCACTTTGTTGGCCAGGCGTGGGCTGTGGCCATCCGGGAACAGGAAATCCAAACTGAGGAAGAGAGGGTACCTGGCCGGTAGGAAGAACTGGATTGAAGTTCCATGAACTGCCTGTCGAGGCAGATGCTTGAGGAGATTGGTTGTTGTTCTGAGGAGGGAGAGAATATCCATCTCTGGGTTGGTTATAGCCTCCCCTGCCACCGCGACCTGAACCTCTCCCTCGATTGCCTCGTCCTCGAGAGTCTCCCCTCCGACCTCCTCGCTGGAAGCTTGATCTAGGAGCAGGCTCGTAATTCTCAGCCTGTGGAGCGCCGGTACCATAGCCTGCAGGTCTAGCAAGCGGCGTATATAGcccgtcatcctcatcatcatagTTCAAGCCCCCATCGGCGGACATTTCCTGGcgcagaggatgaggatgctTCCCCTCCTTTCCACCGCTGCTCTTCCacttgtccttcttcttctgcttcagtGAGCGCTTGTATTCCGCTTCTTTTTCGTCGTCTGAAAATTCgatttcttcatcagcaatTTCTTCATCGTGGAGATTGCTGGCGTCTGAGCCCTTGAGGTTTTTCAGAGGCTCTGTGAAAACGTATGACGCGTGGTCGACGGGATAGAAGACTTTTGCGCCAACCTCTAGTCCAAGCTCCTTTACTTCCTCTGCTGAGTTGAACATGACTGTGTACATCGGCTGCAGTACTTTTCCAATTGTTTCTGCAATAACACCAATGACTACTCTCTCTGAATTGCACAAGACAGACCCGCTGTCTAGAACTTGGTATTCTCCTGGAGTGAATGCCTTGACAAGCATGATGTTTTCGACAATGTGTTCTATAACTCCGAGCTCTTCTATAGCCATTTCGGGAGTAATCGTTACTTCTGGCTTGGGAATGATTTCCTCGGGAATCTCATTCTTTGTGCGCACGTACCCAGATCCAGATGATTTCCCTCTATCACCCTCATCATCTGAGCCACCTTCTGTCTCCATGAGTATCCTAGCTGTCTCTTCGATACCCAGAGGCTCATAGCCTTCATTATCAgaatcgtcgtcgtcggatGATGAATCGGAACTGCTTGAGTCGGATGATTCATATGGCGAGGAATCTATCTCCCATTCTGGGTGCTCGCTCTGGTCGGGCTGTAGAGGCACTGGATCTTGCTCGCCTGCTGGCAGTTGCTGACGTGTTTCGGCATTTTCCAGGCCACCAAGGGCTGCTTCGAGAGCAGACGTTAAGGATGGTGGGCTTCCAGGCTTATCAATCGACATATCATCTGATGTAGCGTGAACGGTAGGCTGTTCGGAGCCTGTtgtcttggcttcttcgttGTGTGTTTCTGTTGCCACTAATGCTGGTTCTTCTATAGGTGGATTTGCGTCTTGCatttctttgtcttcctcCGCTGCGCTCGAAGCCACAGTGGGAAGATCGGTCGGCAGAGGAGGTAGAACTTCATTGAGTTTCGCCTGGCCTAGCCCAGGAATCTGGAAGCCTGACATCGTAGCGACGATGTTGCACGGCGCTTGGAAAGAGGGTGTGGAAAGTGTTGCGAGGTGCTGATGACAGAGAGGAGGGTTGTCTCAGTTGTAGACTTCGCGATATACAGGCTCGCCGTGTAAAGGTAATAAATGCTCGCCGTTCATATATAGTTCTGATAGTTTTGGCAAAGTGTCAGTGGTGTATGTAGAACAGAAGAGTTGCTCTGCGAactgataaaaaaaaatccaggTGAAGATAAGGAGTGGGGCCAGGACCGGCTCTAGCGCGGTCTTCACCGAACTTCACCGAATACTCTAGGGTAGCAGTATTCAAccaaaaaaaaccaaaagtCGACAAAAAATCAGCACATTAATCCAGATAAGATACACGACTTGCAGTGTTTTTGAGTATTGTCTATTGATCGTGCGTAAAATGGCAGTTTTTGAGACGATTGCTATTGACACTGTACGTCTGCCCGCAGATGCAAGGTTATACAGTAATTGATTAAGAAGGCAATTGAAATAAAATATGCTGTACGCTTGGCAACTCTAGATAGCCGATCTAATATCTTTCTCCTGTTGAACTACTTGGTTGACATTCGTACCTATTAATATTATCTGAGCATGTTGAAACGCCACCATCTCCTGCACTTCTCTTTGTCGCTATttccgccgcagcctcaaGAGTCTCGTAGTGTGTCTCAACATCGAATCCGGCGTCCACTAGTAATCGACTAACCACACAGTATTACTTGGCTTGTTCTGCTTCTACTACATCAATTGACTTATGCCGTAACCATGTCAAACCCTGCGCTGTGTCGAAGTCAACGCTATGAACCTTCCTTAGGTCTGGaacaatggcttccaagCGAACGACAGGTATTTGGAGAATAGTGTGTTCTCGGATATGCGCAGACAAAAACGATAAATAGCGCCCCTGGTTGCGTGGAAATAATTATGCCCGAAGTAATAGATAAAGACTCCTGGAGATGGGACTTCAGTCATTGTTATTCCGGCTGGAGGAAACAGAATTCGCCTCTGGTTGGCGTAGTAAAAACTATGGCCGAAATGATATACGATGACCCTAGAGATGGGACTTCGGTTATTGTTTTGCCAACTCGAGGAAACAGAATTCGCGGTAGCAGCAACAGTGTCTTCAAATGTTTTCCAACGTACAGAACCATTCAAGCGAGTATTCCAAGCCTATTACCACAGATATGGTCCATATCGCCGAGTGGATGGGTGAAAGACGCCAATTCTGGGATCTGGGACCCCGATCTTGGTTTTGCCAATTGAATTGAACAGTAGCCACGGTAGCTGCAGTAGCTGCAGTAGCCAGTTCAAACTCGTCCCAACATATAGCGACCATTTATAAGGTAGTAAAAACCGAGGTCTTTATCAATGACCGTGTCACCCAGGATGCGCATCCTAGCACAATGAACTTCTGTATTGTCCGGTGATTCGCCTCATGGATTTGCTAGGCCTTGACAAGATTCAATGTCTAGATGCTGAATTTCCTTATACAGTTGAGCATAAGGGCACGATATGTTCTCGCTGTCCCGGAAACCGGGTAGGTATTGCTATACACAACTACACAACGAttagggaaaaaagaattacTGTGATCCAAAATGCGGCGCCAACGGAGAGACATCTgcgagaacaagaaaagattcCTCATTTGATACACTAACGAGACCAATCAAAGCTGGTAGCTGTCCAGTTATTGATTTTGGGCAGGTTTCAGTAACCATACCAGGATCAGTCTGACCGACTGTCTGAAACGGACCATCGTGTTGGTCGTGATAAATCAGCCAGCTACACAATATCAACAAGGTAATAACACCTGGGAGCGCAGGGTGCTGATGAGATTCCAGAAGCATCGTTGGTAAGGATATCGTATAGCCATGAGTTTGCACAATTTATATATGCAACAATGCCGCGAACGATGATTGATGGGATTCCAAAAGCTGTGTCCACATTGGCCTCTGCAGCCATATAAGCCGGAGTACGCCTAGCATAATATGAACCAGGCATAACCAGGGCCAGGCCCGATAGAACCGCAAGCAGCTGGGCTAATTATTCTGGGGTGTAAAAGCCAAGGCCAACTTTGTTGAATATCTGGTATGTGATGTCGGCAGTGAACATCGAAGGCATACCGGTGGCCGTTGCAGCTCTTGGAATTACATGTACTCCTAGGATTCAATCCAGCCGGGCGCACCGAGCATCAGCACGACACAGCCCAAAAAGTTGGAAGCAAGCGCCTATGCCGTTTCTTCAGGCGTATAGTAGCCTCAACATTCTCGTAGTGAGTCTTGGACCCAAACCCAGCGTCCACCAGTGATCATTCCACCCAGATATCATGCATCCTGGCGCAATAAACTTCCGTACCGCCGTAATTCGCCTCGTAGATTTGCTAGGCCCAGACAGGATTCAATGCGTGGATACTGAACTTCCTTCAGGTGGAGCACAAGGGCATGAAAACTAGAGATATTCTCCTGGATATAAGTCGACAAAAAAACTACATTGTCTCCTTGATTGAAGTGAGAGAAATCGAGAGGCAAATGATAAGCGAAAACTCCGGGATATAGGACCTCGATCGTGTTTCCATCAATGGAGCGGGGGGGATTTTAGGAGCCAACTTAATCGTACTGATGTAAAGAGCCCGCTCCAGTGAGTATGTAAATGCCGTTGCCAGAGTATCATATAGATATACTAGATTCAACTAGAATAATGGCAGGAACCCCAGTTCACAAATGTCGATTTCGTCTGTCTGGAGGTCGCCATTCGACGCCACCAGTTTTTGGACCAGGGATGCCTGTGAAACTGCCATCATCGGGACAATCTCAGGAATCTCTGACCAGAAATGTCTGATCTGTTCAAGGTCGCCATTTGAAGTCGCCGGTTTATCCACAAGGGCTGCCTGCGATACTGGCATGATGAGAACGACAGCAGGGCGTGTCGGTGATGCGACTCATGACATCCACAGTGAGCAGCGAGGGGATACCGGTGGCCTTGACAGTTGAGTTAGACTTGGTGGTAAACAAAGCAGGTTTGAACATACCGAGATCACAGCGTCTTTGGACCCGCCATACTGCTAGTATAGCGCCAGGCCCGCGAAGGTTGAGTATAGTCCATGCATGGGGTATATCTGGGACATGATCCCGAAACCAATTGACTGGGGAATTACAACAAGGCTCAATGCAATTCCGGCGACAGCGTCTTCCCAAAGGTATAGCCAGTCGTATGACAAGAGCCAAAGTAGCAACGGTAGGAGTGTGAATAGGAGTTGGACGATGGCTAGCAGACTGAGGACATTGTGCTAAACCTACTTTCTGATTGACGAAGGTGTCAGGGGTGAAACCAGCCTCCACCAGTGATCGTCTGGCCTAGAAATCGTCGCTGAAGCGATGCATAAAGACACCTGGATATGGCACcagagtctttttttctgctcaCTGGAGGAGCGAGACATATTTCTTGAAAACTGTCCCAACGTACGGGGACCATTCAAGCGAGTATGCTAGTCCCGTTGTGAGAGATACAATCCATATGAGTGGGCGGGCGAGGAACGGAAATTCCGGTAGAGAATTGTTGGTCGAGGCAAGCTGATGAACATTAAGTAGATCACGATACCGGCAAGTGAAGCGATGGGAGTATAGGCGAAGACCCCCATCAGGAGATGAAgggccatcaccaccatcaaaGCGGCGCTGGAGTGCTGGAGATGTAAAGAAGTGGAGATTGTTGGCTAACGGCAATGGAATAcattgaaaagaaaaatgttGGAaagttggaaaagaaaatgagacATGTTGGTTTGAGAAAAGTTGGGGGGCCATAAGTTTGGTGGCATATCGCTTGCTGGTAACAAAAGATTGGAACTTTTACTTTGAGATTACGCAGCCGAGGCAAAAATGCCATCCACAGCAAGTCAGGCCGCAAGACAAGGATGTAAGCTTTCTACCTACACGTGAACTATATAACCGAGCGTCATATATGATATTAATCTAGCTATCTATTTAGGTTGATACCCTCGACTGACCTGGGCATCTTGGATTAGAGCTTGGACAAGTCGAATTGATACCTAATTTGATCAACTCCATGTCCGACACAGCTACAGTCAATTCAACTTCATTTTTTCGCAAAGGATGAAATGAAACTCGATTCCCAGCATATTTCGTAAGGTTGCTAGCACATTGTTCGGTTAGAAGCATTCTATATCTCCAAAAAATAAGGTTAGTTTTCTATTATTAGAGTTAAATGTAAGGTTTATGGCCTTATTTTCTCTCGCaaaagtttttttcttatctGGCGACGCAAAGTTTAAATAGGTAGGAGTCAAAACGCCACGGCCGCGCCCCCCTTTATTGGCTTCTTTTCCACTTCCTCTCCCTTTCCTTTCATAATACGCGCAGTGGCTTTGATGCGATAGCAAACGCTTTCACAGCCACTCGCGGGATGAGACCACGACAGGTGACCTTGATTGGCTTGTGTAAACTAAATTAGATGTAACTGGATAGGTAGAGTGAATTCACATAAATCTGTCAATCGCCTATGCAGGGTGGATAGTTTTGTGAGCGTCATGTAGGGTGAAAAAGTAGTAAGAAGAAATTAATTGGTCCCAGTAATCAGTTGCGAAATATGATGTTTGTTTATCAAGTGCAAATCTATCCTTTCTTTGCCAGTGTTCCAAACTCCCCTAGATGTACTATATACGTGCGGGCCTGTGAGATCACTTATAAAACCTTAATCAGTTTAAGAGAACGTGTCCTCACAGCTCGAATGTCTCATCATGCTCATTCGGCGATTAAGACGATTTTACCGCGCGGTGCTTTCCAAATTAAATAGCTAGACAATGGCTGATATTGGAGGACGCTGATGAGTAGATTAGACTCCCTCCTCTTTCTAGTACTCTTCTAACTTCCACCTTCCTCTTTTCCCCGAAACGCCATTCCAGGCTATACGGCAATATCCATTCAAAATGAAGTTTTTGCATACATTTATTCTGGCTGCCTTCATGCTGATGGCCCTTGTCAGTGGCCAATTCAGCAAGGAAGACAAGACCAACCACGTCATAGCTGGAGAGCCAGCTAGGTATCTCATCGCATTGAGCCCTGAGATACAAAGATGGGTAACTGACGAGGAAAAATGGGAGCTTAAGCTGGTATGTTTCTTTGCatgccatcatcagcccCCTAAATCAATATTCCATTACTGACTCTTCCCCAAATCCGATATAGAGCGGGCATAAGTTCATGGATATCACCGGCGCACAAGATTCAGACTCAGCAGTGGTTAATACCCAAAGCCCATGGGATATCCCTGTCAGATTTCCTTCGAAATGTGTGATGCAAGAGCAAGTGAAAGAGCTGGCAGGCAATCTATCCAAAGATGCGCTGCGGGAAAATCTCCATAAGCTGAACGGATTTTACAACCGCTACTACAAATCCGACTATGGGCGACAGTCATCTGAATGGGTCCTAGAAAGAGTCAGGGATATCATCAAGGAGGCTGGCGCCGACGGTGCCGTGACTGCTGCCCCCTTTACCCAGCCGTGGCCTCAGATTTCGACCATTGCCAGAATCCAAGGTCGGACAAATGataccatcatcatcggcgcgCACCAGGACTCTCTCACTATTACCCCTTATGATACTTCCAAGCTACCGgctgctggccctggcgatgatggcagtggcGCAGTTACCATCATGGAAGTCTTCAGGACTTTGCTCATCGCCAAGGACGTCGCTGGGGGGGCTCATGCAGAACACTGTAGAGTTCCATTGGTACAGCGCCGAATCAGTTGGACTTTTGGGCAGCCAGGCAATCTTCCGCTCGTATAGACAAGAGGGACGCAAAGTCAAAGCCATGATTCAACAAGATATGGTAGGCTACATTCATGGAGCTTTGAATGCCGGTAGTAAGCCAGAGAGCCTCGCTGTCGTCAGAGATGTCACTCATTTTGACCTCAATGCGTTTATCAAGACAGTCATCGACGAGGTAACTTCTTTTCCAAACGTCTCGTAGCATCTGCTTGACTTTCATTGCTGATATCTATCTCTAGTATTGTGATATTCCTTGGATCGATTCAAAGTGCAGTTTTGCTTGCTCTGCCCATCACGCCGCAGCGCAGGCCGGTTATCCTTCTGCATTTGTCACTGATTTCAAGGATCCAGCTTTTGATCATAAAGATGAGCATGTTGAgactcgtcatcttctcaaGTATATATCATACGATCATATGCTTCAGCATGCAAAAATGTCTTTGGGCCTAGTATATGAGCTTGCGCACTTTAAATTCTCCAACGTCACATCTTAGCCAGTATCTAACCAAATAGCCACTAAACACATTTGAGAAGAAAGGTTTTTCATTCACATTATTAGTTTCTTGCGTgcctttttttatcctttcattttctttgtcGACAGATGTTCAAGTAATCATTACCGCTACCTACCGGTAGCTAAAATGCTGGATAACAAAATCGGGATGCTAGATGACTTTCCCCTTTGTAATTGGTGACGAAAATATCCTGACTTGATTCTTAGCATTTCCGTTTCAAGAAGTCGTAATTTGTAACTTGGAGAAATATCTCATGCTTCCAAATCTATTACAAGGACAgattaaattctttttacTGCATTAGAGACATGGTGCATCAAACGAGGGATCTTATTTTCTTGTTCTCGCAGAAGCCTTACGCCATGCTCAGCCACGTTGGGTCCAACAACGCCAAATCATCTTAAATCGCTTATAAGTGTTTAGGAAAATGTTTTCACGCCGCTGATAGAGTTCTCCGCCGATGACTCAACAACGCAACCCTGGAGCAATGAAAAGGCCGCCTATACGGAAGGTTGTTCATACCCAAAGCTTGGCACTGCATTCAAGACCACTGGCCGAATTTACCGGGCCAGTAAATCTCCCCTCATGGCTTGCGCTTGGGATATGATTGGCTGGAGATAGGGGGGATGGAATCGCACTGTGTGAGGAGGGAGCATCAGCCTTGGACCTGATAGAGGAAGACGGGAAGAGTCAGCGTGACTGATACGGCACCGCATTGCATACATTGGCGGCATCCgagcctccatcttcccctAATTGACCGGCCAAGGTGCAGCTCCAAC is a window encoding:
- a CDS encoding uncharacterized protein (BUSCO:EOG092D3F3H) gives rise to the protein MSGFQIPGLGQAKLNEVLPPLPTDLPTVASSAAEEDKEMQDANPPIEEPALVATETHNEEAKTTGSEQPTVHATSDDMSIDKPGSPPSLTSALEAALGGLENAETRQQLPAGEQDPVPLQPDQSEHPEWEIDSSPYESSDSSSSDSSSDDDDSDNEGYEPLGIEETARILMETEGGSDDEGDRGKSSGSGYVRTKNEIPEEIIPKPEVTITPEMAIEELGVIEHIVENIMLVKAFTPGEYQVLDSGSVLCNSERVVIGVIAETIGKVLQPMYTVMFNSAEEVKELGLEVGAKVFYPVDHASYVFTEPLKNLKGSDASNLHDEEIADEEIEFSDDEKEAEYKRSLKQKKKDKWKSSGGKEGKHPHPLRQEMSADGGLNYDDEDDGLYTPLARPAGYGTGAPQAENYEPAPRSSFQRGGRRGDSRGRGNRGRGSGRGGRGGYNQPRDGYSLPPQNNNQSPQASASTGSSWNFNPVLPTGQVPSLPQFGFPVPGWPQPTPGQQSGIPAVPPPPPGWPGSAQGQGQASDPGAFVNPAFFAALMSQIQAQTGQTGWNGQAPPPPPPPHQ
- a CDS encoding uncharacterized protein (BUSCO:EOG092D3IQU), whose amino-acid sequence is MAPLATASRLCVRSAAVAKPAVRALSSTAVRQADAPAPGAASYTSPFKGESKANKIPDFSKYMSKGSETSNKLFSYFMVGTMGAITAAGAKSTVQEFLVNMSASADVLAMAKVEVDLNTIPEGKNVIIKWRGKPVFIRHRTQDEIDQANKVNITSLRDPQSDEDRVKRPEWLVMLGVCTHLGCVPIGEAGDYGGWFCPCHGSHYDISGRIRKGPAPLNLEIPEYDFPEDDKLIIG
- a CDS encoding uncharacterized protein (SECRETED:SignalP(1-20)~MEROPS:MER0032443); the encoded protein is MKFLHTFILAAFMLMALVSGQFSKEDKTNHVIAGEPARYLIALSPEIQRWVTDEEKWELKLSGHKFMDITGAQDSDSAVVNTQSPWDIPVRFPSKCVMQEQVKELAGNLSKDALRENLHKLNGFYNRYYKSDYGRQSSEWVLERVRDIIKEAGADGAVTAAPFTQPWPQISTIARIQGRTNDTIIIGAHQDSLTITPYDTSKLPAAGPGDDGSGAVTIMEVFRTLLIAKDVAGGAHAEHCRVPLVQRRISWTFGQPGNLPLV
- a CDS encoding uncharacterized protein (MEROPS:MER0032443) — its product is MIQQDMVGYIHGALNAGSKPESLAVVRDVTHFDLNAFIKTVIDEYCDIPWIDSKCSFACSAHHAAAQAGYPSAFVTDFKDPAFDHKDEHVETRHLLKYISYDHMLQHAKMSLGLVYELAHFKFSNVTS